Proteins encoded in a region of the Mycolicibacterium neoaurum genome:
- a CDS encoding guanylate cyclase gives MDAHTVDLSRALQETRTGDIWLFRGGSGPDRAIQALTNAPVNHVGMTVAIDDLPPLIWHAELGQKLLDLWTGTHHRGVQLNDAREVVERWVHEYGQKAWLRQLTPPADRTQEDRMLKVIARMNGTAFPSTARLTGRWLRGRLPIVSDFTRGLPVIHRKVRESAERDKVQRRSAGLETAYCAETVAITYEEMGLLTTEKRENYFDPGKFWSGDTLRLAPGYALGDEIAVRVD, from the coding sequence GATCTCAGCCGCGCCCTGCAGGAGACCCGCACCGGGGACATCTGGCTGTTCCGGGGTGGTTCGGGACCCGACCGGGCCATCCAGGCGTTGACCAACGCGCCGGTCAACCATGTCGGGATGACGGTGGCCATCGATGATCTGCCGCCGCTGATCTGGCACGCCGAACTCGGTCAGAAGCTGCTGGACCTGTGGACCGGCACCCACCACCGCGGTGTGCAACTCAATGATGCCCGGGAAGTCGTCGAACGCTGGGTCCACGAATACGGGCAGAAGGCCTGGTTGCGCCAGCTGACACCGCCGGCCGACCGGACGCAGGAGGACCGGATGCTCAAGGTCATCGCCCGGATGAACGGCACCGCCTTTCCCTCGACGGCACGGCTGACCGGCCGGTGGCTCCGGGGCCGGCTACCGATCGTCAGCGATTTCACCCGCGGTCTGCCGGTCATCCACCGCAAGGTCCGCGAATCGGCCGAGCGCGACAAGGTCCAGCGCAGGTCGGCGGGGTTGGAGACGGCCTACTGCGCGGAGACGGTGGCCATCACCTATGAGGAGATGGGTCTGTTGACCACCGAAAAGCGGGAGAACTACTTCGACCCCGGCAAGTTCTGGAGCGGGGACACCCTTCGGCTGGCGCCGGGCTACGCGCTCGGCGACGAGATTGCGGTGCGGGTCGACTAG
- a CDS encoding DUF1214 domain-containing protein, with product MPIHVDADNFVRAETHRMFRDNQAVAGGIGRFRHNRAPARIEEQTVIRLNRDTLYSFAVVDLAQPVRLTLPDAGGRYLSAMIVNEDHYVNRVLHEPGEHVLTAQEFGSRYVFVAVRILVDPTSADDVAAVAQLQDALRLVGDTQEPFVMPDYDTAGLDATRDALLALAAGLRKFDRAFGTRDEVDPVRHLIGSAAGWGGLPTGEAAYVGVDPKVPAGHYQLVFTDVPVDAFWSVSVYNAKGFFEPNVAGLYSVNSVTGVRGADGSVTVRFVPSADGELPPNAIIVPDGWNYLIRLYRPRPQIIDGTWAAPELTAI from the coding sequence AGGCCGTTGCCGGCGGTATCGGGCGGTTCCGGCACAACCGGGCACCGGCGCGTATCGAGGAGCAGACCGTCATCCGGCTCAATCGCGACACGCTGTACAGCTTCGCGGTGGTCGACCTGGCCCAGCCGGTCAGGCTGACGTTGCCGGACGCCGGTGGGCGCTATCTGTCGGCGATGATCGTCAACGAGGACCACTACGTCAACCGCGTCCTGCACGAGCCCGGCGAGCATGTGCTGACCGCGCAGGAATTCGGCTCCCGATACGTGTTCGTCGCCGTCCGGATCCTCGTTGATCCCACCAGCGCCGACGACGTCGCGGCCGTCGCCCAGTTGCAGGACGCGCTGCGGCTGGTCGGCGACACACAAGAGCCGTTCGTGATGCCCGATTACGACACCGCCGGCCTCGACGCCACCCGTGACGCGCTGCTGGCGTTGGCCGCCGGTCTACGCAAATTCGACCGGGCGTTCGGCACCCGCGACGAGGTGGACCCGGTCCGCCACCTGATCGGCAGTGCGGCCGGCTGGGGCGGCCTACCGACAGGCGAAGCCGCCTATGTCGGTGTCGACCCGAAAGTGCCTGCGGGGCACTATCAGCTCGTGTTCACCGATGTTCCGGTCGACGCATTCTGGTCGGTGTCGGTGTACAACGCGAAGGGGTTCTTCGAACCCAACGTCGCGGGTCTGTACTCGGTCAACAGCGTGACCGGTGTTCGTGGTGCGGACGGATCGGTGACGGTGCGGTTCGTGCCCTCGGCCGACGGCGAGCTGCCGCCGAACGCGATCATCGTCCCGGACGGCTGGAACTACCTCATCCGGTTGTACCGGCCGCGCCCGCAGATCATCGACGGGACCTGGGCCGCACCGGAACTCACGGCGATCTAG